Within Candidatus Dadabacteria bacterium, the genomic segment TAAGTGAAGGAGACTTTATCTTCCCCCTGTACTTCTTTTCAAATCTGCTCGCACGCGCCGATATCCTCTCGAAATCCTTCTCCACGCGTGGGTCGGAAATTCCTCCGTAAAGGTCCGAGAGATCCCAACTTATGCCTTCTGCTTTCGCCATGTCCGTCTCCGTAGCTCCTTGTCGGGAGCAAAAATTAAGTTATTCCCGAAGCAGGTATATATCCTCAAGCGATCTTCCCTTTTCCATGTAGTCCATTCCGTAGCCTACGAGGAACCCTTCATCCACTTGGAAACCCGTGTAATCAGGCTCTGGATCCATCGCGCCCTTTCCTCTTTTGTCTATGAGTGCGCATATCCGAAGCGAACCCGGGTTTTTAGACTCTATGTGCTGCAGGATAAACTTCGCCGTCTCCGAAGTGTCAATTATATCTTCAATTATTATAACGTCCCTGCCCTCCACTTCGCATTCAATATCCCTTAAGAGCTTGAGGCGTCTAGGCCGCGTTCCCTCTCTGTAACTTGAAACCCTGAGAAACTGCCTTTCGACCATTACGGTTACCCGCACCAGAAGATCTTCAAAGAAAGGACGCGCTCCTTTAAGAACGCAGACCGCGACGGGAGTTTTTCCCTCGTAGTCCCCCGAAATTTGCTCGGCGAGCCTCGAAACGGCGGTTTTTATATCGTCTTTTAAGAGAAATTTTTTAAGCGCGACACCTTCTAGGATTTCAGTTTCTTCAGACAGCACCTCGCCCCTCCTTCAAAGTTTTTTCAAGTTCAGGACAAAGTTCGATCACGGAGCGGCGAAGAAACCCCCGCTCGTAAACGTCGGGATCGACAATCTCTCCGTTCCACACGAGTATATCCAGGTCCATTTTTCTCGGGCCGTAGCGATCCTCCCCGACACCTCTCCCGAGGGAAACCTCTACTCCCTTGAGCAGGGTTTTCAGTTGCTTGCAGCCAAGACGGGTTTCTATCAGCAAGGAACCGTTTAGAAAATCCTGCTGCTCACGGGATCCTATGGGCTTGGTTCTCACGAACTTCGATTCTCCGAGAACCCTGAGTTTCTCCCCGAGCATTCGTTTGGCGACGCTTACGTTTCTCTCGGCGTCTATGTTTGAACCGACCCCGATAATAACCGTATTCATACCCTGATACCTTCTCCTTGCGCCGACAAAACGGTCTCCAGACCACAAAACCAAATTTCACTCAGCCACCTAAGCCGGCATCCGCGCCTAATCGGAACCGTATTTTACATCTAGCCTGCTGAATGTTAAGTATGGTTTAAAAAACCGCGGAAAAGTCTTCCGCGTTGCGTCTCCGAGAAAACCGGCAAGACGGCACCTGTCCTGCTTACCTTTCCCTCGCTTCGGTCACAGAAACGGAATCAGCAAAACGGAGCGCCCCGGGCTTCTCCACCTTCACCGACGCCCACCTCACCGCCGGATCCTCAAAAACTATATCGCATATACCTCCGGCGACTCTCTCAAGCAGGTTAAAATCGTTTGTCTCCACAAAGCTTATGATCTTTTTGTTTATGGCCTTGTAGTCCAAAGTATCATCTATGTCGTCGCTCTCGGCGGCCTTGCGTCCGTCAAAATCGATGGTGACGTTTATGATCAGGTCCTGGCGGTTCTCCTTCTCCCAGTCATAAACCCCTATTATAGTACGAAGCCTCAGGTTTTCGATCTTTATTATCATCTGATCAGGTAAGACTCATGCCTCCGTCAACGAAAAGACACTCTCCGGTGACGTAATTATTCTCCAAAAGATAGTTAAACGCGTTAATTATATCCTCAACAGAGCCTGGACGCTTCATCGGAGCTCCCCGCGCCATCTTGTGAAGATAGTCATCCCCGAACCCCGGGGGAGCGAGAACGGCCCCTGGGCACACGGCGTTTACCCGAAAATCGGGAGCGAGTTCCCTTGCAAGCATTTTCGTCAAGTGATAAAGGCATTTCTTGCTCAGGTTGTAGCAAAAATGCTCAACGGGATTTTTTCTGATTCTCGTGTCAAGGAAATTAACGATAAGCCCCCCGCTTGCCTCAGTGGAAAAAGACTGGGAGAGGAAAAAAGGTGCCTTGAAGTTTATAGCCATATCGGTTTCAAGAAATTCGGGGGTCATGTCACGGAATCCGACGTTCTCGAAAATTGAGGCGTTGTTAACAAGAACACACAGCCCCCCGAAACTTTCCATGACTCTCGGGATAAGCTCCTTTGCGTCATCAGGTGATGAAAGGTCGCACCTGAAAAGCTCGCATTCGACGCCGGTCCCGAGAATAAGTTCCCTTGTAGCCAGGGCCTCTTTTTCGGAGGAATTGTAGTGAAGGGCGAGATAGTAGCCCTTCCGGGCGAGATTCAGGGATATCTCCTTTCCTATTCTCACCGCCCCGCCTGTAACCAAAGCTGCCTTTTTCATTTCACACGGGAAACAACGGTTTTCATGTAGCACACGCTGCAAAAACCGCCTCTGGGTATATATTGATATATTATTCCCATTGTTTATTATAAGTAAATTTAAAAACGGCCCGCGAAAGCGAAACCCCGGCCGTCGTTTCATATGAATCCGACGCGCGCTGCCGCGGATCTTTAATGTTTGCGTACGGATTTCTCCCCGAGGATGAAGAATTGGAGAACCTTGTAATCAACTGTATAAGAACGCTCGCGATGGACGCCGTGGAAAAAGCGAAGTCCGGCCATCCGGGAACCCCGATGGCTCTCGCTCCCACGGCTTTCGTACTTTTCGACAAGTTCTTAAGGCACAATCCCAAGAACCCGAGTTGGCCCAACCGCGACCGCTTCATCCTTTCCGCCGGTCACGCTTCCATGCTTCTCTACGCCGCCCTTTACGTAAACGGATACGACATCCCGATTGACGAGATAAAGAAATTCCGAAGCCTCCACAGCCGCTGTCCCGGTCACCCCGAAGTGGGAATCACGGCTGGAGTCGAGACCACTACAGGGCCTCTGGGGCAGGGAGTATCGAATTCGGTTGGAATGGCCATAGCAAGCAAATGGCTTTCGGAGCACTTTAACCGTCCCGGCTACGACATAATAAATCATCATGTGTATTCAATCTGCAGCGACGGGGACATGATGGAAGGAATTTCCTCAGAAGCCGCATCCATAGCAGGACATCTGGGGCTCGGAAACCTGATCTGGATATACGACAGCAACAGCATAACTATCGAGGGCAGCACCTCGCTTGCGTATTCCGAGGACACGGAAATGCGGTTTGGTTCCTACAACTGGCACGTGGAGAAAGTCTCGGATGCAAACAATCTTGAGGAAATTGAAAAAGCCCTAGATCGCGCACGATCCGAAACCAAAAGGCCTTCCATTGTAATATTGAAAAGCCAAATAGCCTACGGAAGCCCCAACAAGCAGAACACGTGTGAGGCCCACGGATCGCCACTTGGGGAGGAGGAAGTCAGACTGGCGAAGGAATTTTACGGATGGGACGCCCCGGGAAACTTTCACGTTCCCGAAGAGATTCTCTCCTACATGAAAGAAGCAGTCGCCAGAGGAAACGATGCCGAAGCGGCCTGGAAGGAGAATTTCAGGAAGTATTCAAACGAATATCCGGAACTTGCTCACGACTTTGAGATGCTTGATAAAAGGAAGCTGCCTGAAGGATGGGACAGCGACATCCCGTCTTTTCCCTATCCCGCAGATCCGGTTGCTACCCGTTCCGCGAACTCAAGCATAATTAACTCCATAGGGGAAAAAGTGCCATGGTTCATGGGCGGCGCCGCGGATGTAGGCTCCTCAACTAAAACCTATATTAAGTGTACAACGAGCTTTTCCGCCGAGGACCGCGAGGGAAGAAACTTTCATTTCGGAGTCAGGGAACATTCAATGGCCGCGATAGCAAGCGGCATGTGTCTCAGCGGACTCAGGGCATACGCCTCGACCTACTTTGTGTTTGCCGACTACATGAAACCCTCGATAAGACTTGCAGCCCTGATGAAACTTCCCGTAATCTACATTTTCACTCATGACAGCATAGGAGTTGGCGAGGACGGACCCACTCATCAACCCATAGAGCATCTGGCGGCCCTCAGAGTCACACCCAATATCGATGTCATCCGTCCCTGCGACGCAAACGAGCTTGCGATTCTTTGGAAACACGTGATGGGGCTTTCTGACCGTCCCGCCGCATTCGTTCTCACAAGACAGAACGTTCCGATAATAGACAGGGACCGCTACGCCGCGGCCGATGGAGCCCTCGCGGGGGGTTATGTACTTGCGGACTCAGACGGCACACCTGACATCATACTGATATCCACGGGTTCTGAGGTTCACATCTGTCTCGAAGTTTATGAAAAGCTGCGCGAGATGGAGAAAAATCCGAGAGTTGTGAGTCTCCCGTGCTGGAGTCTTTTCGAAGCTCAGTCCCAGAAGTACAAAGACAGCGTCCTGCCGCCTTCTGTAGGCACGAGGCTAAGTGTCGAGGCCGGAGCAACGTTCGGATGGGAAAAATTCACGGGATCGGGCCCCGCTGCCAAGGTCTACGGAATAGACTGCTTTGGAGAGTCCGCGCCATACCAAGACGTGATGAACAACTTCGGTTTTAACGCGGACACCATCCTAAAGGAATGCCTCAAGCTGCTTGGTAACTAGTACCGTGTCCACTGAAAACAAAGCCGGTTCGGAGTCACCAAACTACACCGAATACGCGGGCGATTACGGAAGCATAATCCAATCCCAACTCCTCGAACTTGAGAAAAACCGCTTTGCCGAAAGATTCTTCGAATACGATCATCTGCTCTGGGCAGATAATCCTTCCGAGATCACGAATCGCCTCGGTTGGGTCCATCTTCCAAAGCAGATGCTCGCGGTAATAAATGAAATAGACAACTTCTCAGAATCGATAAGGAAAAAAGGGTTTACCGAAGTTGTTGTTTTAGGCATGGGGGGCTCAAGTCTCTCCTCCGAGGTGTTCAGAAATATATTCACCCTCCGCGACGGCTTTTTGCGCCTCACTCTTCTTGACACTACGGACCCCGATTTCATTCTTAAGACCCGGGAGAGCGTAGACCTTCTTAGAACTCTCTTCGTAGTCTCCTCAAAATCAGGTTCGACCGTGGAAACCGTTTCCCTCATGAAATACTTTTACGGCGAACTCGAGAGAAAAACCGGGGCCCCGGGAGAACATTTCATCTGCATAACGGATCCTGGCTCAGAACTGATCAAAACGGCTGACAAACATGGTTTTAGCAGGGTGTTCATCAACGATCCGAACGTCGGCGGGAGGTTCAGCGCGCTTTCCTACTTCGGCCTCGTTCCCGCATCTCTTGCGGGAGTCGATATACGCAAGATACTTCAATCGGCCTTTTCCGTGCTGCTTGAACTTGAAAACTCAGTCGGAGGAAAATGCCACGAGAGTCCCTCCTTTCGTCTGGGGACATTTCTCGGGGTCATGGCCGAGCAGGGAAGAGACAAGATGGGCTTTATCTTTTCCGAAAAGCTTTTTCCTTTCGGCTGCTGGGTGGAACAACTGATCGCCGAAAGCACCGGGAAAAACGGAACGGGCATCCTTCCACTGCTTGACGAAGAGGTCCCGGACTGCCCACGGCCGGGAGACGACAGGGCATACATTCTCCTTTCCCTGAGGGAGGACGGAACTGTGGATACGGCCGCCTCGCGCATCAGGAACTCCAAGATTCCCTTCGTGAAAATAGTAGTTGACAGTCCCGACCAGATAGCCGCGGAACTCTTCCGCTTCGAGTTTGCCGTGGCGCTTGCCGGAAGCATAATGGGAATAAATCCCTTTGACCAGCCCGACGTCGAATCCGCGAAGGCCTTCGCAAGAAGTTTTCTCGGACTCTACAGGGAAACGGGCGAACTTGAGCCAGAAGAGCCCGATTTTTCCAGAAACGGTCTTGCTTTCTCAAGTAACAGGAACATAGAATCCCCGGAGCAGCTAAAAGATATCATCTCTTCAAAGAAAAAAGGGTACGTATCGATTCAGGCTTACGTAGACCCCGCAGAAGAAAATTCAAAAGAGCTTCTTTCCCTTCGCGCACAGATTGAAAGCATATCACCCGTACCCGTAACCTTGGGGTTCGGCCCGAGATTCCTTCACTCAACAGGTCAGCTTCACAAAGGAGACTCGGGAGAAGGATTCTTCATTCAAATCGTAAGCGATAATGAAAACGATCTGCCCATACCTGATGACGTCGGTTCTGCGGAATCGGCATTCTCTTTCCAAGTACTCAAAACAGCCCAGGCCACCGGAGACTTCAGGTCTCTTGACGAAACGGGAAGGGGGATTGCAAGAATCAGGATACCGTCTGACATCCCGCAAGGCGTACGGAAAATCGCCCGGATTTTCGCCTGACCCGTCCCACGCGCGGCCGAAAAGACGCAGGGGTCTGCGGCAGAAACAACAGCAAGTCAAGCAATCCGCCTGCACAGGGCACTTTATCAGGTTGAAATTATTGCTCCAAAATGGGATAATCACATTTATGTCGTTGGGATTCAGGTTGCAAAGCCAAGCTGATTCTAGGTGGCGGGTTCGACCTGAAGACTAACGTGAGGTAACTATCTATGTAAAACACGCAAAGGGGGTTGAAGATGAGTGCTGTACTCTTACGAAAACCGGGAAGTTCCATTAATTCCAGTGCCGTTATAAAGATACAAAATCCGGTCTTCTTTCTCTGCATGTTGGCACTGCTTGTCTTCTTTTCCCACGCGGGTCCGCTTCAGGCCCATGAAATCCCTGGTATCCCGAGCCGCGCAGGCACAGAAGACAACCACAGCCCCGACAGCATAACAGCAAAAGACGTCAGAGCCGGGAACATGGAAGACATGAAAGCCTTCATGCTGCACGCAATGGCTCACATGGAGCAGCTAATAGACTACAACACCGGCCTCGCGCCCTTTCTGCAGCTCATTGAAGAGGAGGGAGGTGACTGGCGCAAAGACAGCATATATATCTTCCGGACGAGCAAAGATGGTGTAATACAGCAACCCCACCCCTATTATCCTCCCGCCCAAGGCGGAATCCTGTCACACAAAAATCCCGTTATGAAAGGGCTCATGGACGAGTTACAAGAAAAAGAAGATGGAGTGGCTTGTCGCAATTACACTTTCAGGAATGAAGAGAGAGCGGCATGTGCCGTTAAATTTAACCTGCACCTCGACAGTCTTTCGTTTCCGCTTCCGACCATCCTGGTCGGCGGGCTTCACCATAATTTCTCAGATGTGTCCTTTTCCAATCTGAAATGCCCTCATTATGTTCCCGAAACAAGCGCCGTCGACGTGGTGGACAGGGATACGCTCAAGAAGTTTGTAGACGAGTTCGCTCAATTCTATGTTGAGTGGCGGGAAAGGGTAGGCCTGCTTGAGCTTATCAACTCGGTGAGTTGTTTCAGGGTCTTGCCATGGAAAAACGATTCCATCTACCTTTTCGCAATGGCTGCAAATAACCGGTTAGTTGTTCTAAACGGCAACACGCCCAGCCTTGAGAACAAAAGCCTGAATGTTGAAGACGACAACGGAACCAATGTCGGGGATCTGCTGGTAGAAGCCGTAAAGGATTTGCCGCATTTACCTTCCGGCGAAGGAGCGTTTGTTGAGTATCTCTGGGACGACCCGACTACGCCTGATGACGATATACGCGACGCCGAAGGAAATCTGATACCCGGCAGGGCTCCCGGCAATTCTCCCAAGATAACCTATGTCACGTCGATTCCGTCAACCGATGGGCAGGGTCAGATCATCTGGGGTTCCGGCATCTATCCCGAAACAGGTGACGACAATGGCTGCGCTATCGCGGAAGGAGCGGACGCACCCGGAAGCGTCCTGCTCAACTTCTTCATGACAGTTCTGTTTTTGCTCCCTGCGGTTTTCCTTAAAAAACGCTCAGGAATAAAGAAAGCCTTTGCGCAAAGCGGACCGGCGGCCTTCGTTGTCTGTGCGTTGGCGACACTTGTTTTTCTCTCGGGTCCCGACACAGCTGTGGCCCATGAGGGCGAACACAACCATAGCATAATTGCCGGAGGTGTAGATGCTTCGGACCAGGATGATATGCTCGAATTCGTTCTGCACGCGAAAGTTCACTGGGAAGCCATAGACGATCCGAACGAAAACATAAGATTCGAGAAAAGCCTGACCGTTGACGGAGGGGACTGGAAAAACGGCACCATATACCTCATGGTGATAGATGAAGACGGAACGATCTATACTCACGCGCACGACCCTGAGGCGCAGAACGGAACCTTGAATGCTACGGAACTCATAGCAAAAGCCGATGAAGGCGGTTGCGTTGATTATGTCCTGAACGGCGAAAACAGGGTGGCCTGTGCCGTCAAGTTTGAGCATCCGGTCTGGAAAAGCGAGCTCATACTCATCGGCGGGCTTCACCATGAGTCTGGTGACGTAAGTTTTTACAACATAAGATGTCCTTATTTCATAAGTGAGATCATTGATGAAGAACCCTATTTCAAGCAGGGGATAACTGCCAACAAGGTTACAGACAGCGACACGCTGAAGAATTTTGTGAAAGAATTCAAAAAGCATTTCACGGAGCAGGTAGAACAAGCCGGGCAGACTCCCGCCAGTCTGGCTTCTGTGCGCAACTGCTGGAGAGCGCTTCCGTGGAAACACGGGGCCGTATACCTGTTTGTGATGACGGAGAGCGACCAGCTTGTGTTTTTTAACGGGAATTCCCCGGCGCTTGAAAACGGGACTCTTGATGTTGTGGACGACAACGGATGTAATGTAGGCGACGAAGTGGTAAGGGTAGTGAATAATGAGCCGAGGCAGTGCAGGGACCTGGGGCTGCTGCCCGGGGATGCAGAGGGTTTTGTTGAGTACCTTTGGGATGATCCGACTGATTCCGCTCCTGCTCTCCCGGGAGAAGGCACAGCCCCGGGTGATGTGCCGAAGCTTAGCTACGTGGAACGGGTAAGTTTCCCCGGGTTTCTCGGTGGCCAGCCACTTATAGTCGGTTCCGGATATCATCCTGGAACAAGCAACGACGATGGAGGGTGTGCGGTCGCCGCAACTTCCGCCAGGGGGGGAGCTTTGTTTAACTCGCTTCTTATAGTTTCCGTGTTGTTCTCCGCGGCTTTGTGGAAAAGACGCCCAATGGGAAAACAGACTGTATCCGACTCTCGGGAACGCTAGTCTTTACCTGAAATTTTGTACATAACTGCGGTCTGCATTTTCAAAGCCGAGAAGTATTTAATCCAGTTTATTCGCCCGGGATAAAATGTTTCACCCCTCGCGAAAACCCTATTACTACATCAGTTGCGGTTCCCACAAAAATGCCATGCTCAATTATTCCCGCTCTCTCCGACAGCCGGTTCGCAAAACAGGACGGGTCTTCAATCTCTCCGCAACTCCAGTCAACTATAAAGTTGCGCTGGTCAGTCAGGAAAGGAGAACCGTCTTGTGCAAGTCGCAGTTCCGTTTCTCCGCCGAGTGTCTCAAGGTAGTTTTTTTCAGCTTCAAGGGCAAATTGAAGCACTTCTACGGGAACGGGGAAATGGGTGCCAAGACGCTGAGAGAGCTTTGATTCGTCTGCGACGACTATGTTTCTCCTGCTGTTTTGGGCAAGCACCTTCTCCCTGAGAAGCGCTCCTCCTCCCCCCTTTATAAGGTTGAAATCGGAGTCGATTTCATCCGCTCCGTCAATGGTCACGTCAATCATCTTCCCCATATCGAGTTCAACAAGATCAAGACCCAGAGACTCTGCAAAACTCCTTGTTCTTTCGGAACTTGGAACGCAGGATATGCCCGAAAGCCGGCCGTCTCTTGCACGCCTTGAGAGCTCTTTGATGGCAAACTCCGCAGTCGACCCGGTGCCGAGTCCGACAAGCATGCCCGCACGCACGAAGTCAACGGCTTTTACGCCCGCGGCTTTTTTAAGTTCTTCGGTCTTGTCCATTTCGAAAAAGAATCAGTAAAGTCATTCCGCATACCCGGACAATTAACACAGATATAATATTATACGAGCAATTCCCAAAGAGATGAAATATCCTGAAGGCAGCCGCGGAAAGCAAGTGCCAGTTCCCGATATCCTGAGCCCGCTTCGCCGCCCCCACCTTCGGGACATATGCCGTTTGTTTTGCCGCGAAAAACTTATATACTTGATAACAGGGGTCGCGAAACGTAAGAGACAGAGTGCATCATGGAAAATCTAAGACACATACTTAAACACAAGGGCTCAAGCGTGTGGTCGATAGGGCCGGACGAGACGGTGTACAGCGCTCTCCAGATGATGGCGGAAAAGGAGATAGGCGCTCTGCTCGTGCTTGAGGGGGAAAAGGTCGTCGGAATATTCTCCGAGCGAGACTACGCGAGGAAGGTTATTCTTCAGGGAAGATCTTCTGCGAACACGAAAATAAGCGAACTCATGATCAGAGATGTGATCTACGGTTCGCCCGACGACCCGATTCAGGAAAGCATGGCCGTTATGACGGCGAACAAGATAAGACACCTTCCGGTAATAGAGGACGGCAAGCTTTGCGGGATGGTGACAAGCGGCGACATCATAAACCACATTATCTCCCGTCAGAAATTCGAGATCGAGGCGCTCAAGAAATATATAACCGGAGGTTATTGAGTCTTTTCCGGCCCCTACGCAATCAGTTGCTCCTGAACCCTCTCGCAGTCGGAGTGAAAACTCTTGGCAATTTCAAGGAACTCTATGGCTTTTGACGCTGACGCCTCTCCATTCCTATATTCGCCCAGCCTGCTCGAGACGTCAAACCATTTCTCATCGGTTTCCCCGGTTCTCACGATAAGGTTCTCAAACTCCCAGATCGTCTGCTCCGGAGTGAACGGGTCGACAAGCTTGGTGTAGAGAGGTACATGGGCACTCTCGGAACACGCAAGGTAAAGCTCGTTTATGCATGCCTCGTAGTCGCCGTGCAGGAAAAGGGCCTGGGCCCGCTCAAGACGCCTTTCTGCGTCTGAGAAAACCGGGATCTTCTCCTCGACGGTAACCCCCGCGCACTCTCCTCTCACTCCCTGCTGAACGGCAAATTTCTTCTCTTCGTGTCCCCAGTCGGTGTAAAAATCGGGATCATCCTCGTACGAGGGAATCTCGTTGAACTCGGAGACCGCTTCCTTGATGTACTTGGCGCCGAGCCTTTTCATCGTGAGGTCAAAATGCTCGCCATCCTCTTTTTCCCTCTCGTATACCTCAAGCAGTCTCTGGACAACCTTGGGAGCGTTTCTGGTCGGAATCTTGGTGACTGGCATAGCAAGGCGCGAGTCGTCTCCGTATAATCCTCCGCCGAGGAAAAGCATTTCGGCAGGAACGCTTCTACCTTCTCTGGTTATGGACGCCCCCTGGAACCCTATGCTGGCCGAAACATGCTGAGCGCAAGCGTTGGGGCAACCGGATATCTTGATCCTGAGATCCCCAAGAG encodes:
- the hpt gene encoding hypoxanthine phosphoribosyltransferase — protein: MLSEETEILEGVALKKFLLKDDIKTAVSRLAEQISGDYEGKTPVAVCVLKGARPFFEDLLVRVTVMVERQFLRVSSYREGTRPRRLKLLRDIECEVEGRDVIIIEDIIDTSETAKFILQHIESKNPGSLRICALIDKRGKGAMDPEPDYTGFQVDEGFLVGYGMDYMEKGRSLEDIYLLRE
- the folK gene encoding 2-amino-4-hydroxy-6-hydroxymethyldihydropteridine diphosphokinase, with translation MNTVIIGVGSNIDAERNVSVAKRMLGEKLRVLGESKFVRTKPIGSREQQDFLNGSLLIETRLGCKQLKTLLKGVEVSLGRGVGEDRYGPRKMDLDILVWNGEIVDPDVYERGFLRRSVIELCPELEKTLKEGRGAV
- the folB gene encoding dihydroneopterin aldolase — protein: MIIKIENLRLRTIIGVYDWEKENRQDLIINVTIDFDGRKAAESDDIDDTLDYKAINKKIISFVETNDFNLLERVAGGICDIVFEDPAVRWASVKVEKPGALRFADSVSVTEARER
- a CDS encoding SDR family oxidoreductase; protein product: MKRRPGFRFRGPFLNLLIINNGNNISIYTQRRFLQRVLHENRCFPCEMKKAALVTGGAVRIGKEISLNLARKGYYLALHYNSSEKEALATRELILGTGVECELFRCDLSSPDDAKELIPRVMESFGGLCVLVNNASIFENVGFRDMTPEFLETDMAINFKAPFFLSQSFSTEASGGLIVNFLDTRIRKNPVEHFCYNLSKKCLYHLTKMLARELAPDFRVNAVCPGAVLAPPGFGDDYLHKMARGAPMKRPGSVEDIINAFNYLLENNYVTGECLFVDGGMSLT
- the tkt gene encoding transketolase, translated to MFAYGFLPEDEELENLVINCIRTLAMDAVEKAKSGHPGTPMALAPTAFVLFDKFLRHNPKNPSWPNRDRFILSAGHASMLLYAALYVNGYDIPIDEIKKFRSLHSRCPGHPEVGITAGVETTTGPLGQGVSNSVGMAIASKWLSEHFNRPGYDIINHHVYSICSDGDMMEGISSEAASIAGHLGLGNLIWIYDSNSITIEGSTSLAYSEDTEMRFGSYNWHVEKVSDANNLEEIEKALDRARSETKRPSIVILKSQIAYGSPNKQNTCEAHGSPLGEEEVRLAKEFYGWDAPGNFHVPEEILSYMKEAVARGNDAEAAWKENFRKYSNEYPELAHDFEMLDKRKLPEGWDSDIPSFPYPADPVATRSANSSIINSIGEKVPWFMGGAADVGSSTKTYIKCTTSFSAEDREGRNFHFGVREHSMAAIASGMCLSGLRAYASTYFVFADYMKPSIRLAALMKLPVIYIFTHDSIGVGEDGPTHQPIEHLAALRVTPNIDVIRPCDANELAILWKHVMGLSDRPAAFVLTRQNVPIIDRDRYAAADGALAGGYVLADSDGTPDIILISTGSEVHICLEVYEKLREMEKNPRVVSLPCWSLFEAQSQKYKDSVLPPSVGTRLSVEAGATFGWEKFTGSGPAAKVYGIDCFGESAPYQDVMNNFGFNADTILKECLKLLGN
- the rpiA gene encoding ribose-5-phosphate isomerase RpiA, which produces MDKTEELKKAAGVKAVDFVRAGMLVGLGTGSTAEFAIKELSRRARDGRLSGISCVPSSERTRSFAESLGLDLVELDMGKMIDVTIDGADEIDSDFNLIKGGGGALLREKVLAQNSRRNIVVADESKLSQRLGTHFPVPVEVLQFALEAEKNYLETLGGETELRLAQDGSPFLTDQRNFIVDWSCGEIEDPSCFANRLSERAGIIEHGIFVGTATDVVIGFSRGVKHFIPGE
- a CDS encoding CBS domain-containing protein codes for the protein MENLRHILKHKGSSVWSIGPDETVYSALQMMAEKEIGALLVLEGEKVVGIFSERDYARKVILQGRSSANTKISELMIRDVIYGSPDDPIQESMAVMTANKIRHLPVIEDGKLCGMVTSGDIINHIISRQKFEIEALKKYITGGY